A DNA window from Clavibacter sepedonicus contains the following coding sequences:
- a CDS encoding beta-galactosidase, which yields MDPDRRDSPRPLTWPRGTEALRYGGDYNPEQWPRETWHEDVRLMREAGVNLVSIGIFSWSVLEPSEGVYDFALLDEVMDLLHANGIDVDLGTPTAAPPAWFWARYPDSRPVTRSGTALGFGSRGMVSPSSPEYRRAATEIARRLAERYRDHPSLVMWHVHNEYGAPISDCYSDHSVRAFRAWLEARYGSLDELNRAWGTSFWGQRYGTWDEIDAPRQSASTTNQTQRLDFARFTSDALLACFTAERDAIREHTPHLPITTNFMASSCPSIDYWRWSREVDVVANDHYLTAERRDSHVMLALDADLTRSFAGNRPWMLMEHSTSAVNWQPRNIAKRPGEMARNSLAHVARGSDAVMFFQFRASRFGAEKFHSAMLPHGGTDTRIWREVVALGADVAALAPVRGSRVRARVAILWDIQSSWAQDLEWRPSVELDHRERVEAFYTALWHRGVTVDFAHPHHDLSGYDVVLAPAQYLLDEEGSRNLRDFVAGGGRLVVSYFSGIVDQDDAVHEGMAPGALRDVLGLGVQEFIPLRADETVALDSGATGTGWADDIVLCGAEALVRYASGPAADGPAITRNAVGSGAAWYVSTRLDPAALDALLADVLAQAGIDAEPAPDGLERVTRHGDGEAFTFLVNHADDPRTVAIRGAELLTGTEADGALEVPAGAVRVVRTAG from the coding sequence ATGGATCCGGATCGCCGCGACAGCCCGCGCCCGCTCACCTGGCCGCGCGGCACCGAAGCCCTGCGATACGGCGGTGACTACAACCCGGAGCAGTGGCCCCGCGAGACGTGGCACGAGGACGTCCGGCTGATGCGCGAGGCTGGCGTGAACCTCGTGAGCATCGGCATCTTCTCGTGGTCCGTGCTGGAGCCGAGCGAAGGCGTGTACGACTTCGCGCTGCTCGACGAGGTCATGGACCTCCTCCACGCCAACGGGATCGACGTCGACCTGGGCACGCCCACCGCCGCTCCGCCCGCCTGGTTCTGGGCGCGCTACCCCGACTCGCGTCCCGTCACGCGCTCCGGCACGGCGCTCGGCTTCGGATCCCGCGGCATGGTCAGCCCTTCGAGCCCCGAGTACCGCAGGGCGGCGACGGAGATCGCCCGCCGGCTCGCCGAGCGCTACCGGGACCACCCCTCTCTCGTGATGTGGCACGTGCACAACGAGTACGGCGCGCCCATCAGCGACTGCTACTCCGACCACTCGGTGCGCGCCTTCCGTGCCTGGCTCGAGGCCCGATACGGCTCGCTGGATGAACTCAACCGCGCGTGGGGCACGTCGTTCTGGGGTCAGCGATACGGGACGTGGGACGAGATCGACGCCCCCCGGCAGTCGGCGAGCACCACGAATCAGACGCAGCGGCTCGACTTCGCGCGCTTCACGTCGGATGCGCTCCTCGCCTGTTTCACCGCCGAGCGTGACGCGATCCGGGAGCACACGCCCCATCTGCCGATCACCACGAACTTCATGGCATCGAGCTGCCCGTCCATCGACTACTGGCGGTGGAGCCGGGAGGTCGACGTCGTCGCGAACGACCACTACCTCACGGCCGAGCGCCGGGACAGCCACGTGATGCTCGCGCTCGACGCCGACCTCACGCGCTCCTTCGCGGGCAACCGGCCGTGGATGCTCATGGAGCACTCCACATCCGCCGTGAACTGGCAGCCGCGCAACATCGCGAAGCGGCCCGGGGAGATGGCGCGCAACAGCCTCGCCCACGTGGCGCGCGGATCCGACGCCGTCATGTTCTTCCAGTTCCGCGCCTCCCGCTTCGGCGCGGAGAAGTTCCACTCGGCGATGCTGCCGCACGGTGGCACGGACACGCGGATCTGGCGCGAGGTCGTGGCGCTCGGCGCGGACGTGGCCGCGCTCGCGCCCGTGCGCGGATCCCGCGTCCGCGCCCGCGTCGCGATCCTCTGGGACATCCAGTCGTCCTGGGCGCAGGATCTCGAGTGGCGCCCGTCGGTGGAGCTCGACCACCGCGAGCGCGTCGAGGCCTTCTACACGGCGCTCTGGCACCGGGGTGTGACGGTCGACTTCGCGCATCCGCACCACGACCTGTCGGGCTACGACGTGGTGCTCGCACCCGCCCAGTACCTGCTCGACGAGGAGGGGTCGCGGAACCTCAGGGACTTCGTCGCGGGCGGCGGGCGGCTCGTGGTGTCGTACTTCAGCGGCATCGTGGATCAGGACGACGCCGTGCACGAGGGGATGGCGCCCGGCGCGCTCCGCGACGTGCTGGGGCTCGGCGTGCAGGAGTTCATTCCGCTGCGCGCCGACGAGACCGTGGCGCTCGACTCCGGCGCGACGGGAACCGGCTGGGCCGACGACATCGTGCTGTGCGGCGCCGAGGCGCTCGTGCGCTACGCGTCGGGACCGGCAGCAGATGGACCCGCGATCACACGGAATGCCGTCGGATCCGGCGCCGCCTGGTACGTCTCGACGCGCCTCGACCCGGCGGCGCTCGACGCGCTGCTCGCCGACGTGCTGGCCCAGGCGGGCATCGACGCGGAGCCGGCCCCGGACGGCCTGGAGCGCGTGACGCGGCACGGCGATGGCGAGGCGTTCACCTTCCTCGTCAACCACGCCGACGATCCGCGGACGGTGGCGATCCGCGGCGCCGAGCTGCTCACCGGGACCGAGGCGGACGGGGCGCTCGAGGTGCCGGCAGGCGCGGTGCGGGTGGTGCGCACGGCCGGATGA
- a CDS encoding ABC transporter substrate-binding protein produces the protein MRTSIRTAAVAAAAAAVLITTGCAPGAADDGPVELSYWAWAPDLDKVVDIWNQQNPDIQVTVNKQDGGDPAVTKLLTAIKAGSGAPDLMQAEYQKIPTLVSADAIADISEQGAGDLEGDFSAGVWSSVTLGGDAVYAIPQDVAPMMLFYRADILAERGIAVPTTWDEYRAAADAVHAADPSQCLGTFSASDAGSFAGLAQQAGASWWSIDGDAWGVGIAAQPTEEVASYWATSSSPAPSTTSPCTRRSGTRG, from the coding sequence ATGCGCACATCCATCCGCACAGCCGCGGTCGCGGCGGCAGCTGCCGCCGTGCTGATCACCACCGGATGCGCCCCGGGCGCAGCAGACGACGGGCCCGTCGAGCTCAGCTATTGGGCTTGGGCGCCCGACCTCGACAAGGTCGTCGACATCTGGAACCAGCAGAACCCCGACATCCAGGTCACCGTGAACAAGCAGGACGGCGGCGACCCCGCCGTCACCAAGCTGCTCACCGCGATCAAGGCAGGCAGCGGCGCCCCGGACCTGATGCAGGCCGAGTACCAGAAAATCCCGACCCTCGTCTCCGCCGACGCGATCGCGGACATCTCCGAGCAGGGCGCCGGAGACCTCGAGGGCGACTTCAGCGCAGGCGTGTGGTCGAGCGTGACCCTGGGCGGCGACGCCGTCTACGCGATCCCGCAGGACGTCGCACCCATGATGCTCTTCTACCGCGCGGACATCCTCGCCGAGCGCGGCATCGCCGTCCCGACGACGTGGGACGAGTACCGTGCCGCGGCGGACGCCGTGCACGCGGCCGACCCCTCGCAGTGCCTCGGCACGTTCTCCGCGAGCGACGCCGGATCCTTCGCGGGACTCGCGCAGCAGGCGGGTGCCTCCTGGTGGTCCATCGACGGCGACGCGTGGGGAGTGGGCATCGCGGCGCAGCCCACGGAGGAGGTCGCGTCGTACTGGGCGACCTCGTCGAGTCCGGCGCCATCGACAACAAGCCCATGTACACGCCGGAGTGGAACCAGGGGCTGA
- a CDS encoding extracellular solute-binding protein, which translates to MYTPEWNQGLNDGTQVGWISAVWAPSVLASNAPDTAGKWAAAPLPQWDASSPATGTWGGSTTAVTTQSEHKEAAVEFAKWLNTDPEAVKALADISNVYPADTEAVADALDTAPEFFSSQPDFYDVAAEAADSIAPFTYGPNVNVAYSAFNDEFAKAADSRKSADFLAAVDAMQRITVADMEKNGFTVR; encoded by the coding sequence ATGTACACGCCGGAGTGGAACCAGGGGCTGAACGACGGCACGCAGGTCGGCTGGATCAGCGCCGTGTGGGCGCCCAGCGTCCTCGCTTCCAACGCGCCGGACACTGCGGGGAAGTGGGCCGCGGCACCGCTGCCGCAGTGGGACGCGTCGTCGCCCGCGACCGGCACGTGGGGCGGATCCACCACCGCCGTCACCACGCAGTCGGAGCACAAGGAAGCGGCCGTGGAGTTCGCCAAGTGGCTGAACACCGACCCGGAGGCGGTGAAGGCGCTCGCCGACATCTCGAACGTCTACCCGGCGGACACCGAGGCAGTGGCCGACGCGCTCGACACCGCGCCCGAGTTCTTCAGCTCGCAGCCCGACTTCTACGACGTCGCGGCCGAGGCTGCCGACTCGATCGCGCCGTTCACCTACGGTCCGAACGTCAACGTCGCGTACAGCGCCTTCAACGACGAGTTCGCGAAGGCCGCTGACAGCCGCAAGAGCGCCGACTTCCTCGCGGCCGTCGACGCCATGCAGCGGATCACGGTGGCCGACATGGAGAAGAACGGCTTCACGGTCAGGTGA
- a CDS encoding carbohydrate ABC transporter permease — protein sequence MLAPGIILFALFMLAPIVYTLMLSFQRKQVVGLGLGSGGSTTVFAGLDNYAGALGDPEFAASVGRVLLYGLILIPCMLGLALLFALLLDSRRSRATGFSRVAIFLPYAVPAVISSLLWGFLYLPAVSPFYYLADLVGWDAPEVLSSGLIMFGIANIALWGGVGFNMIVMYTSLKAVPTEIYEAARIDGASEVQVALRIKIPIITPSLIMTGLFSIIATLQVFAEPTTLRPLTNTLSTSWTPLMKIYRDAFTRDDIYSAAASSIVIAGATFLVSFLFLRVVQKRAFGQED from the coding sequence ATGCTCGCCCCGGGTATCATCCTGTTCGCCCTGTTCATGCTCGCCCCCATCGTCTACACGCTGATGCTCAGTTTCCAGAGAAAGCAGGTCGTGGGCCTCGGGCTGGGCTCGGGCGGCAGTACCACGGTCTTCGCCGGGCTCGACAACTACGCGGGTGCGCTCGGGGATCCCGAGTTCGCCGCGTCGGTCGGCCGGGTCCTCCTCTACGGGCTCATCCTCATCCCGTGCATGCTCGGCCTCGCCCTGCTGTTCGCGCTCCTGCTCGACTCCCGGCGCTCCCGGGCCACGGGCTTCTCGCGCGTCGCGATCTTCCTGCCCTACGCCGTCCCGGCGGTCATCAGCTCACTGCTCTGGGGCTTCCTCTACCTGCCGGCCGTGAGCCCCTTCTACTACCTCGCGGACCTCGTCGGATGGGACGCACCCGAGGTGCTGTCCAGCGGCCTCATCATGTTCGGCATCGCCAACATCGCGCTATGGGGCGGCGTCGGCTTCAACATGATCGTGATGTACACGTCCCTCAAGGCCGTGCCCACCGAGATCTACGAGGCCGCCCGCATCGACGGCGCGAGCGAGGTGCAGGTGGCGCTGCGCATCAAGATCCCCATCATCACGCCATCGCTCATCATGACCGGCTTATTCTCGATCATCGCGACGCTGCAGGTCTTCGCCGAGCCGACGACGCTGCGTCCCCTCACCAACACCCTCTCCACGAGCTGGACGCCGCTCATGAAGATCTACCGCGACGCGTTCACGCGCGACGACATCTACTCGGCGGCCGCCAGCTCGATCGTGATCGCAGGAGCCACGTTCCTCGTGTCGTTCCTGTTCCTCCGCGTCGTGCAGAAGCGCGCCTTCGGACAGGAGGACTGA
- a CDS encoding carbohydrate ABC transporter permease, with amino-acid sequence MSTITAPRAAGERALTPPLAPRRRAPGRPSAVATVILILGAVYCLLPVVWVVMASTKSSGELFSTFTFAPSANLFANIAELSAYRDGIYWRWMLNTALYAGVGAILSTYVSALSGYVLAKFAFPGRDAVFTVLLMGVLVPGVILAIPQYFLMAQVGLTNTYWAVLLPQIISPYGIYLARIYSAASVPTDVMEAARTDGAKEMYVFHRIAMPMMLPGLVTILLFQFVAIWNNFLLPYIMLGDDSLFPLTVGLNGLLNQGASAPSMYTLVITGALLSILPLIAMFLLLQRFWRVDLAAGAVK; translated from the coding sequence GTGTCCACGATCACCGCCCCGCGCGCCGCTGGCGAGCGCGCCCTCACCCCACCGCTCGCCCCGCGCCGCCGCGCGCCCGGTCGTCCCAGCGCGGTCGCGACCGTCATCCTGATCCTCGGCGCCGTCTACTGCCTGCTGCCCGTCGTCTGGGTCGTCATGGCCTCGACCAAGAGCTCGGGCGAGCTGTTCTCCACCTTCACGTTCGCGCCGAGCGCCAACCTGTTCGCGAACATCGCCGAGCTCAGCGCCTACCGCGACGGCATCTACTGGCGCTGGATGCTCAACACCGCCCTCTACGCGGGCGTCGGCGCCATCCTCTCCACCTACGTCTCCGCGCTGTCCGGCTACGTGCTCGCGAAGTTTGCGTTCCCCGGCCGCGACGCCGTGTTCACCGTACTGCTCATGGGTGTGCTGGTCCCCGGTGTGATCCTCGCCATCCCGCAGTACTTCTTGATGGCGCAGGTGGGCCTCACCAACACGTACTGGGCGGTGCTGCTGCCGCAGATCATCAGCCCCTACGGCATCTACCTCGCTCGGATCTACTCGGCGGCGTCCGTGCCGACCGATGTCATGGAGGCGGCGCGCACCGACGGCGCGAAAGAGATGTACGTGTTCCACCGCATCGCGATGCCGATGATGCTGCCGGGCCTCGTCACGATCCTGCTGTTCCAGTTCGTCGCGATCTGGAACAACTTCCTGCTGCCGTACATCATGCTCGGCGACGACAGCCTGTTCCCGCTCACGGTCGGGCTCAACGGCCTGCTGAACCAGGGGGCGTCGGCGCCGTCGATGTACACGCTCGTGATCACGGGGGCCCTGCTGTCGATCCTGCCGCTCATCGCGATGTTCCTGCTGCTGCAGCGGTTCTGGCGCGTCGACCTCGCGGCCGGCGCCGTCAAGTAA
- a CDS encoding LacI family DNA-binding transcriptional regulator, with the protein MVTRSGRRRPTIEDVAAEAGVSRGTVSRVLNGGHWVSADKLQAVNAAIKKTQYRVNPHARGLVTRRSDSVAFLLTERHELLFEDPNFSRLMRGTAEALAERDVSLVLIMAGTPDEQRRAKEFIIAGHIDGVLLVSWHSGARDLVNDIHLAGVPVVACGVPLGFERSLGYVAADDEEGARTMTAHLRGLGRTRVETITGPPDTSGGTKRLEGYRAELGDAFDPALVAVGDYGVESGARAMAELLERAPDLDAVFAANDLMATGALRVLAERGRRVPEDVAVGGFDDSPVAATASPALTTMRQPFDRVSSEMVRLLMQVIEGERPASIVLPTDLVIRDSA; encoded by the coding sequence ATGGTCACCAGAAGCGGCAGGCGGCGTCCCACCATCGAGGACGTCGCGGCCGAGGCGGGGGTGTCCCGGGGCACCGTGTCCCGCGTCCTCAACGGCGGCCACTGGGTGAGCGCGGACAAGCTGCAGGCCGTCAACGCGGCGATCAAGAAGACGCAGTACCGCGTGAACCCCCACGCCCGAGGGCTGGTCACGCGCCGATCCGACTCTGTGGCGTTCCTCCTCACGGAGCGGCACGAGCTCCTGTTCGAGGACCCGAACTTCTCCCGGCTGATGCGCGGCACGGCGGAGGCGCTCGCCGAGCGCGATGTGTCGCTCGTGCTGATCATGGCGGGCACGCCGGACGAGCAGCGGCGGGCGAAGGAGTTCATCATCGCGGGCCACATCGACGGCGTGCTGCTCGTGTCGTGGCACAGCGGAGCGCGGGACCTCGTCAACGACATCCACCTCGCGGGCGTGCCGGTCGTCGCGTGCGGGGTGCCCCTCGGCTTCGAGCGGAGCCTCGGCTACGTCGCGGCGGACGACGAGGAGGGCGCGCGCACCATGACGGCGCATCTGCGCGGCCTCGGGCGCACGCGCGTCGAGACGATCACGGGCCCGCCGGACACCTCGGGCGGCACGAAGCGGCTCGAGGGATATCGGGCCGAGCTCGGCGACGCCTTCGATCCGGCGCTCGTCGCGGTCGGGGACTACGGAGTGGAGAGCGGCGCGCGGGCGATGGCCGAGCTGCTCGAACGGGCTCCGGACCTCGACGCGGTGTTCGCCGCCAACGATCTCATGGCGACGGGCGCGTTGCGTGTGCTCGCCGAGCGCGGCCGCCGCGTGCCCGAGGACGTCGCCGTCGGCGGGTTCGACGACTCGCCCGTCGCCGCCACCGCGTCGCCGGCCCTCACCACGATGCGGCAGCCGTTCGACCGCGTCAGCTCCGAGATGGTGCGCCTGCTCATGCAGGTGATCGAGGGGGAGCGGCCCGCGAGCATCGTGCTGCCGACCGACCTCGTGATCCGCGACTCCGCCTGA
- a CDS encoding sigma-70 family RNA polymerase sigma factor: MTMTPTRTTAAETASDTELDHIESARPVDPYADSDLPEPSLVTPGASTDAVKDYLRQIGRVPLLTAELEVSVARRIEVGVLSQEVLDTRTDLTPAERREYQTLAQDGMRAKQHLVNANLRLVVSIAKRYTGRGLPFLDLIQEGNMGLVRAVEKFDYQAGFKFSTYASWWIKQSITRGMADTSRTIRIPVHTVEHINRINAVQRELGDELGRDPSMEEIARESDTPVTKVRYLLDRAQEPMSLQVLVGGSGGDGDTEMADLIEDADVTQPIDVVTQQLMAAHVTRLIDGLAERDAEVVRMRFGLAGLEPRSLAFVSQQLGVTRERVRQIEKKVLAKLRIPELEMYIRG, translated from the coding sequence ATGACGATGACACCGACCAGGACCACGGCCGCCGAGACCGCCTCCGACACCGAGCTCGACCACATCGAGTCCGCCCGCCCCGTGGATCCGTACGCGGACTCCGACCTCCCCGAGCCCTCGCTCGTCACCCCCGGCGCCAGCACCGACGCCGTGAAGGACTACCTGCGCCAGATCGGCCGCGTGCCGCTGCTGACCGCCGAGCTCGAGGTGAGCGTCGCCCGCCGCATCGAGGTGGGCGTGCTGTCGCAGGAGGTCCTCGACACCCGCACCGACCTCACCCCCGCCGAGCGCCGCGAGTACCAGACGCTGGCCCAGGACGGGATGCGCGCCAAGCAGCACCTCGTGAACGCGAACCTGCGCCTCGTCGTCAGCATCGCCAAGCGCTACACGGGCCGCGGCCTGCCGTTCCTGGACCTCATCCAGGAGGGCAACATGGGCCTCGTCCGCGCCGTCGAGAAGTTCGACTACCAGGCCGGCTTCAAGTTCTCGACCTACGCGTCCTGGTGGATCAAGCAGTCCATCACCCGCGGCATGGCCGACACGAGCCGCACCATCCGGATCCCCGTGCACACGGTCGAGCACATCAACCGCATCAACGCCGTGCAGCGCGAGCTCGGAGACGAGCTCGGCCGCGACCCCTCCATGGAGGAGATCGCGCGCGAGTCCGACACGCCCGTCACCAAGGTGCGCTACCTGCTCGACCGCGCGCAGGAGCCCATGTCGCTGCAGGTCCTCGTGGGCGGCAGCGGCGGCGACGGCGACACCGAGATGGCCGACCTCATCGAGGACGCCGACGTCACGCAGCCCATCGACGTGGTGACGCAGCAGCTCATGGCCGCGCACGTCACGCGCCTCATCGACGGGCTCGCCGAGCGCGACGCCGAGGTCGTGCGGATGCGCTTCGGCCTGGCCGGCCTCGAGCCGCGCTCGCTCGCCTTCGTGAGCCAGCAGCTCGGCGTGACGCGCGAGCGCGTGCGCCAGATCGAGAAGAAGGTGCTCGCCAAGCTCCGCATCCCGGAGCTGGAGATGTACATCCGCGGCTGA
- a CDS encoding histidine phosphatase family protein, with the protein MVASRIHLVRHGEVHNPHGVLYGRIPGYGLSELGHRMADAAAQALEEAGAPVNRVIASPLQRAQESAAPWAERFALEVQTDERVIEPTNRFEGSKFPSPARIARSPRLWPLVVDPVKPSWGESYRSIAARMAEAVKAAYRSVPDGDVVIVSHQLPIWMVHLSLSGERLFHDPRQRRCALSSITTVERVGDRFVETGYIDPAAGLAADAVDQGAV; encoded by the coding sequence GTGGTCGCCTCACGAATCCATCTCGTCCGCCATGGCGAGGTGCACAACCCGCACGGAGTCCTCTACGGACGCATCCCGGGATACGGCCTCTCCGAGCTCGGCCACCGCATGGCCGACGCCGCCGCGCAGGCGCTGGAGGAGGCGGGTGCCCCCGTCAACCGCGTCATCGCCTCGCCGCTGCAGCGCGCGCAGGAGTCCGCGGCCCCGTGGGCCGAGCGCTTCGCCCTCGAGGTCCAGACCGACGAGCGGGTCATCGAGCCCACCAACCGCTTCGAGGGATCCAAGTTCCCCTCGCCCGCCCGCATCGCGCGCTCGCCGCGCCTCTGGCCGCTGGTCGTCGATCCCGTGAAGCCCAGCTGGGGCGAGTCGTACCGCTCCATCGCCGCGCGCATGGCGGAGGCCGTGAAGGCCGCGTACCGCTCCGTGCCCGACGGCGACGTCGTCATCGTCAGCCACCAGCTGCCCATCTGGATGGTCCACCTCTCCCTCTCGGGCGAGCGCCTCTTCCACGACCCGCGCCAGCGCCGCTGCGCCCTGTCGAGCATCACCACGGTCGAGCGCGTCGGCGACCGCTTCGTCGAGACGGGCTACATCGACCCGGCGGCCGGTCTCGCCGCCGACGCCGTCGACCAGGGGGCGGTGTGA
- a CDS encoding TlpA family protein disulfide reductase produces MPGVSRRSILAAAASAVLGAVALSGCTEDPLAAEFKAGDNKRYIAGDGTFTEIPLAERAAPVEFSGTLSDGTEITSADYVGAVTVLNFWYAECPPCRLEAKDLQAASEEHAPDGVKFLGVNTRDQRPNVDSFDKTYGITYPSVLDVEDTSMQLAFAGTIAPNAVPATIILDRQGRVASRVLGQIDPGVLRTLVKDTVAEAAG; encoded by the coding sequence ATGCCCGGCGTCAGCCGTCGCAGCATCCTCGCCGCCGCCGCATCCGCCGTGCTGGGTGCCGTCGCGCTCTCGGGCTGCACCGAGGATCCGCTCGCCGCCGAGTTCAAGGCCGGCGACAACAAGCGCTACATCGCCGGCGACGGCACGTTCACCGAGATCCCGCTCGCCGAGCGCGCGGCACCCGTCGAGTTCTCCGGCACGCTGTCGGACGGCACGGAGATCACCTCGGCTGACTACGTCGGCGCCGTCACGGTCCTCAACTTCTGGTACGCCGAGTGCCCGCCCTGCCGCCTCGAGGCGAAGGACCTGCAGGCCGCGAGCGAGGAGCACGCGCCCGACGGCGTCAAGTTCCTCGGCGTCAACACGCGCGACCAGCGCCCGAACGTCGACTCCTTCGACAAGACCTACGGCATCACCTACCCGTCCGTCCTCGACGTCGAGGACACGTCCATGCAGCTCGCGTTCGCCGGCACCATCGCGCCGAACGCCGTGCCCGCCACCATCATCCTCGACCGCCAGGGGCGCGTCGCCTCCCGGGTGCTCGGGCAGATCGACCCCGGGGTGCTCCGCACGCTCGTGAAGGACACCGTCGCCGAGGCGGCGGGGTAG
- a CDS encoding cytochrome c biogenesis CcdA family protein: MDQIQSVLSGQLLVAVPLALLAGLVSFASPCVLPLVPGYLGYIGGMAEAKGGSATRRRLLLGTALFVLGFSAVFIVTTLVSATAGFWLMRWQDVITRILGVVLIVMGLVFTGRLGFLQRQVKSSWRPATGLAGAPLLGVVFGIGWAPCIGPTLAVVISMSLTSADAGRGVLLGVAYCIGLGVPFLLVALGLGWMTRTVGFLRRHIRTLNLVGGALLVITGVLMVSGLWSAWMLQLQGVIATYVPAI; the protein is encoded by the coding sequence GTGGACCAGATCCAGAGCGTCCTCTCCGGCCAGCTCCTCGTCGCGGTGCCGCTCGCGCTGCTCGCGGGCCTGGTCTCGTTCGCGTCGCCGTGCGTGCTGCCGCTCGTGCCCGGCTACCTCGGGTACATCGGCGGCATGGCGGAGGCGAAGGGCGGATCGGCGACGCGTCGCCGGCTGCTCCTCGGCACGGCGCTGTTCGTGCTCGGCTTCTCCGCCGTCTTCATCGTCACCACGCTCGTCTCGGCCACGGCCGGCTTCTGGCTCATGCGCTGGCAGGACGTCATCACGCGCATCCTCGGCGTGGTCCTCATCGTCATGGGACTCGTCTTCACCGGTCGGCTCGGCTTCCTGCAGCGGCAGGTGAAGAGCTCGTGGCGCCCGGCGACCGGCCTCGCGGGCGCGCCGCTCCTCGGCGTCGTGTTCGGCATCGGCTGGGCGCCCTGCATCGGCCCGACGCTCGCCGTCGTCATCTCCATGAGCCTCACCTCGGCCGACGCGGGCCGCGGCGTGCTGCTCGGGGTGGCCTACTGCATCGGGCTCGGCGTGCCGTTCCTCCTCGTGGCCCTCGGCCTCGGCTGGATGACGCGCACCGTCGGGTTCCTCCGTCGCCACATCCGCACCCTCAACCTCGTGGGGGGAGCGCTGCTGGTCATCACCGGCGTGCTCATGGTCTCCGGCCTCTGGTCGGCGTGGATGCTCCAGCTCCAGGGGGTGATCGCCACGTATGTCCCGGCCATCTGA